Sequence from the Streptomyces sp. NBC_00358 genome:
ATCCGAGCGCTGGCCGAAGAGACCGGCCGTTCGTATGGCTTCGTGCACCGGATGCTCAGTGAGTCGGGTGTCACGCTCCGAGGGCGTGGCGGAGCGACGCGGGGCAAGAAGGCCGCCTCGGCCTGAGGCCGGGCGTCCCCATCGGCTTCGGTGGTGACCACCCGGTCGGTCGGGTGACCGACCGGGTGGTTACTGTGCAGTCACTTAGGTGCGTTCCTCGTGTCTTCGCGGGGTGCGCAGCTGATCCGACCGCACCCATCGGAGGCACCCCATGGCTTCGCTCGACAAGGATCTCGACCCGGTACTCGACAAGGACGGCGTACGGCTCACCG
This genomic interval carries:
- a CDS encoding helix-turn-helix domain-containing protein; translated protein: MAETLKKGSRVTGAARDKLAADLKKKYDSGASIRALAEETGRSYGFVHRMLSESGVTLRGRGGATRGKKAASA